A DNA window from Synergistota bacterium contains the following coding sequences:
- a CDS encoding rod-binding protein gives MQSLRVCEDYFLGPVRIPSDKKKALKVVSEEFEAIFIHMLLRQMRKTVPKGGFLPESRAMEIYKDMFDMVLSRELAKREVLGIAKMVYKQYERSLK, from the coding sequence ATGCAGAGCTTAAGAGTATGTGAGGATTATTTTCTTGGTCCGGTTCGGATTCCCTCGGATAAAAAGAAGGCTTTAAAGGTCGTTTCTGAGGAGTTTGAGGCGATTTTTATACACATGCTCTTGAGGCAGATGAGAAAGACGGTCCCAAAGGGCGGTTTTCTGCCCGAATCGAGGGCGATGGAGATATATAAAGACATGTTTGATATGGTTCTTTCAAGGGAGCTTGCTAAAAGAGAGGTTTTGGGTATAGCGAAAATGGTCTATAAACAGTATGAGAGAAGTCTCAAGTAG